From a region of the Hippopotamus amphibius kiboko isolate mHipAmp2 chromosome 3, mHipAmp2.hap2, whole genome shotgun sequence genome:
- the LOC130850099 gene encoding lymphotactin-like: protein MRLLILAFLGICCLAAYTVEGVGSEVLEKSICVSLTTQRLPIKNIKTYTIKEGSMKAVIFITRRGLKVCADPHVEWVKKAVRTIDKSTKRNVSQTKPTGAQQSTNTAVTLTGP from the exons ATGAGACTTCTCATCCTGGCCTTTCTTGGGATCTGCTGTCTCGCTGCATACACTGTGGAAG GTGTGGGGAGTGAAGTTCTAGAGAAGTCAATCTGTGTGAGTCTGACTACCCAGCGACTGCCAATTAAAAACATTAAGACGTACACCATCAAGGAGGGCTCCATGAAAGCAGTGAT ATTTATTACCCGACGTGGCCTCAAAGTCTGTGCTGATCCACACGTTGAGTGGGTGAAAAAAGCAGTCCGAACAATAGACAAGTCTACCAAGAGAAATGTGAGCCAGACCAAGCCCACAGGAGCCCAACAATCCACCAATACAGCTGTGACCCTGACTGGGCCGTGA